Genomic segment of Arachis hypogaea cultivar Tifrunner chromosome 16, arahy.Tifrunner.gnm2.J5K5, whole genome shotgun sequence:
GTTTTCTGTAGACTGGTGGCAAAACATCATCAAATTGTGTCTTCACCCACAGGTTGGGGCCATTTACTGGATACACCACATGTTGGTAGCAGTTAGAGTAAGTTTCCTTCTTGTAACAGTTTGCAACAAAGTTGTCCACATTGAAGCACATCTTCCTAATGCAGGTCATGGCATGGGCACAGGGGATTCCGGACAACTGAAACTTCCTGCACGAACACTCGTGATTCTTCAAGTCAACCACGAACTTCTCTTTGCCTCCATGGATGCTAGTGACCTCATATTTGTCACGACCAGCATAGGTGCTCACCCACTTACCACTTGCATCAGCTTGTTTTTCAACCTTAGTCCTGATACGGGGCAACACCTCTCTTTGGTATTCAACTATCCGATCCCTATTATTAGCCCAACGCCTTATTATGTATACTCTGATGTCTTCAAGCATACTGACTATAGGCTTCTCCCGGGCGTCCACAATCACAGAGTTAAATACTTCACACATGTTGTTAACCAAGGTATCACACTTAGACCAAGTCCCAAACTTATGCCGGCACCAATATTTGGTTGGTATCTCCATAAGGTGGTTGTAGGCTCCATTATCAACCTTTTGGATTTTAGCCATGTTTCTCTCCCACTCTTGTAAATAAGTGGCTTTTGCAGCATTCCACATCATCAGTTTTAGTTGCAGCCCTGGGAATCTCTTCCTGAAATTGCTATAAAGATGTCTAACACAGAATCTATGATCCACTCCTGGAATGAGCTCATCGAAGGTTGGAACTAACCCCTAAATCCATAGTAAATCAGTTTTACTTGAAGTAGTAATTAAATCAGCATGATATGTGATAATGACAATTAACCAAGTACATACAGTTCAATTAATCACAAAATCTATTATCAGCATGATATGTGATAATGACAATTAATCCGCTTTTACTTGAAGTAGTATGGACATGCACAATTCATACTACAAGTCATACATTTCAAGCACTAGGTTCACTATAGACAACAACTCTAACACTAAACTAGGATTTATAACGTAGCTATCAGCAAGTCTAACACTAAAACTGATTATATGAATGAAGTGAGTAGAGAAATAAGTACCTTTTGTTGGTCAGACATGAAGGTGCATCTCCTTAGCTTGTCACTACCAAAGTCATCACACAGATTGGTGAGAAACCAAGTCCATGTGTTCTTAGTCTCTGCTTCAACCACTGCGTAGGCTATCGGCAGTATCTGGTCGTTCGGGTCCCAGCCAATAGCCGTGAGAACTTGACCTCCATATGGTGTCTTGATGAAGCACCCATCAAGGCAAATTATTGGTCTGCAAACCATAAAACTCTTCTTGCATGCATCAAGGCACACATAAAGTCTTTGGAACTTTGGCCTTAAATCCACACCCGATTTTGGTCTCTCAGAAGCAAACTCAGGTGGTCTCTCCACTTGCAACTTAACTGTAGAACCTGGGTTAGACCTCAGTAATTCATGACAATAGTCATCGAGTCTCCGATACTGCTCTATGTATGTTCCTTGTAACTCATCAAGTGCAAACTGCTTAACCCGGGCAGCTTTAGACTTAGTTAGCTCTACATTCCACTTGCTGTATGCTTTCTTCATTAGTGTGGAGAGCTTTATTTTTGGATTCTCAGCGATCTTTTTTAGAAACACCTTGCTCAACCATTTTGCATGCATAATTCCAATTTTCAACTCTCTAGAACAGCTATGCTTGTTATGGCAGCTGGTTAATTGCCATGTTTGCTCATTCTTAATCTTCCCACAGTATGCAAATCAGTTACAACCCTCCACGCAAGTGACCTTCACTCTCCGAAGATCTACCTTATCAAACCTCAAACCCCTCCCAGTGTGTACAGCATAGGCAGTGGCACAATCCTTGAACTCTTCTCTTGAGACATAAAGAGTTCCAACCTCCCACTTGTACTCACTCATGTCCTTTAGCTGCTTGTGCAATGGATACTTCTTGGCAACACTATTTccattctcatcatcatcagtaataggaatatctAGGAACTCTTCAGAATCATATCCTTCTTCCTCATCACCTAAACCTGCAACAACCTTCTCCTTCCCTTTGGCACTCCCACTAGCTTTTGCTGCATCTGTTTGGGTTTCAGTTGATGCAGCCTCGAATCTATCTCCTACCCTGATGTTGACATCTACTAAGTCCTCTGCCCCTTCTTTATCATCATCACTGTCACCAAACACAACTTTGGCAGCACTATCTTCTGAACCATCACCATTTCTGGAATCAGAACTCCATGAATCACAACTATCATCTACACCACCCTTGGGTTCATAGTCCTCGTCCTCACTGCCATCACTACCCTCTCCTTCCTCATCTGATTCATCTTTGTTACCCACAATTTCTTCCTCCATATTTGGGCCAGAATTTTTCTCCACAAGTCCAACTGTTTGGGCCTCACTTGTAACCATTGGGCCCTGCCCATCAGATCCACCACCCTTCACTTACATGCTACTTTCAGTACTCCCTAAAAAGTGTACATCTTCAACCACCTCATGGATATCACTTGTTTTGTGAACTACAAACAGCTCCACCATATCCTCCCTAACCCCAATGTTAGCCATATTCATTGCATCTTTATCAGTTCGGAGCATCCTTAAGCCTTCTTCTGTATTCTGATCATGTGATTTGTACCACATTGCAGCAATATCTTTCTTCAAATACCCTTGTCTGCTCACTATGTCATAAACCTCAATCAGGCTCCATTCATCTTCATTGTAGTAATCTATGACAGTTGTCTCCCCACCCAAATACTTCAATTGCCCTCGTTGAAGTCCAAAGCTACCATGGTGGTAAACTTTGACACTAAAATAACTCATCCTAACAAACAGACCATGTTACAACAAGCAAACATAACGAAACAACATCAATCGCAGGCACACATTCGATCACCAGAAAACGTAAATTCATGCCCTAACTAACATAAGCAACGAACATTTTGCTGAGAATACAAAAAACcacctaaaccctaaaaatgcaCGCAATCTCATACATTGCCGGCCATCTTTTCTTCGTGGAACTACTCAATAAAACcccaaaaaacaaaatttttttcaagtacATACCTCGTCGCACGATCAAACTCTGTCACCACAATAAAGGTGTAAGCTTTCATGCAAAACTCCCCAGAACGAACCGCCAACTACCTTGCAGCCCCTCCCCACGGTCAACCTCGACGAAGAGAAAAAACGTGTGTGGTAACGAGAACTGGAATAAAAAACGTTGGGTAGAGGTGCTGTGATTCTTCGACGTTTCGTATTTGCTATAGTGAACGGTATATTGGGCGCGAAGAGGCAGACGTGTGTTTCTCAACCTTTGGGCTTACTCACCTAATGTCCACGTGTGTAACGCCGTTAACCAAATGTTAGTAATTTGGACGGTAGGACAACATTGATGCGATTTAGAAACGTTTGGGACACAAATAGAACATTTAAAATGTTAGGGATAggtttgagacttaccccaaacattggggacataaatgatactttactcagtgcgtatctcttgggtttttgATCCACGGACTGAGTCCAgcattagaaccttcgtggtataggttagAACCAAATGgacagcattcctgggatccaaaaagtctaaacgttgtctgtggtattccgagtaggatttgggaagggatgactatgacgagcttcaaacctgcgaatgttgggcgcagtgacagtgtgcaaaaggacaagggtcctattccgacgctagtgggaactgatagatgattagccgtgcggtagctgtacatggtatttttcatccgagacgagcaatccgacagttgatgagctgtgcagagatcgtacctggtatttttcatctgagaggatcatacagcttgccattgaaggaagccatgcgtgtttggagaagaagacagtaggaaagcagagattcagaggacagaacatctccggaacctcagcctgtttctcattactgaatcacaagtactatttattctatgttatttatttttcataaatataatcaatctcatcattaatctcctgactaatatttacaaaataaccatagcttgctttaaaccgacaatctccgtgggatcgacccttactcacgtaaggtattacttggacgacccagtgcacttgctggttagttgttcggagttgtgaaaagtgtaatcacaatttcccacaccataaaccccacttcaagaagagacatgagTTTAATTTAACTCTCACTTTCATTCAAATTCACATCTTAAGCCTatgttagttttggttgcttgaggacaactGGACAAGCAActattcaagtttggtgttgtgatgcatgagcatcttttctatgttttcctagtgaatttgcattcaatttgttgagtttaataaagaattaattatcttttagccactatggatgctactttgagtcgtgtacaattctatttattttaggtagcattcggctggatttgatggagtttccgccgaaaaagagaagaaggcgcatgatgttgtcaaccctaacctctctgcactcaaacctgaataactcgagctatagAAGACCAATGGACGTGATTCtagcggcgttggaaagctaacttctagagttttccaacaatgtataatagtccatacttcttctccaCCAAGTCTgtcaaggctgcgcctaacttgagaaatttcaagttaggcgcaaggcaCAACAACAACACGCAAGTGATGCTCCACCATTCAAGTTAGGTGCAGTACCCACTCAAGTTAGGCGCCTAAGCAAGTATTCCATGCCAATACTCACTGCAATCTTCAACTAAGGCGCAACCCCCTGCCAAGTAAGGCGCCAATATTAAAGagacaagtggtccccatccgcCTTGAATGCTTGCACGAGATATTGATTTATTTTCtgattaaactttaatttttattttaaaataggaaaagatattattttagttttaggaaatatattttacattaattaggttaATATATTTTACAGTTTTTcaaaatcctagttttctctctgaaccatgagcaactaaacctccactgttaaggttaggagctttgtctattgtatggattgatactattatttttctattttaattcatgtactgatttatatttcaagaattattttcgttctttatcttatgaatttaggtagaatggaagtatgaccctttttctaattgagttcttgtataacttggaaaagctctttacttgaacaacatcttgaaaacatattctcctaaatcactaattatctggacttaacgagataggtgatatataatcctcttatatttgggtaattaggattttgtggcatataaactaaaattgaacttcaccctctaattggaattaagtgaccaagaaattggcggttgatgaaggttagaggagactaaaaaggtctaagaaattagggtttagtcacatatagtttgccatgaattaaatcttgcatgattaaaatagttagtaagaaaagtcaatctggaaGATAGATATctttgaagccttaactgtttctccatatattattcacataaaTTTTACTACTtgttttctgatattctgaattactgttaatgcttttgaaccttcaaacaccattttatgtttgcctgactaagccaatcattcaatcattattgcttgatccatcaatcctcatgggatcgaccctcattcacctgaggtactacttagtacgacccggtgcacttgccggttagtttgtggttataaattatgCACCAAAAACAAGGGCTACATGAGGTTGAAATTGGATATGGAGAAGGCATACGATAGGGTCGAATAGGCTTTTCTAATGGAGGTATTGAAATCTATGGGATTCCAACAAAAATGGATCGACCTCATTTGGAAATGCATCAACTTAGTTTCATTCTCAATCATTCTAAATGGCTGCCCAACAAAGGAATTTAAGCCCAGGAGAAGAATTAAGCAAGAGGACCCACTTTCTCCTtacctatttattttttatgctgAAATTTTCTCCTGTCTTCTGAGGAGAGCTCAAGAAAGAAAAGCAATCCAAGGGATTAAGATAGCAAGGACAGCTCTTGAGGTTACACACCTATTCTTTGCTAATGACAGCATCTTATTCTTGAGATCATCATACCAAACTATCCTATCAGTGACGGAAATTCTTAAAAACTATCAATTAGTTTCTGGACAGAGAATCAATTTGGACAAGTCAGAGATTTTCTTTAGCCGAAACGTACCTCCTACCAGACAGATCCTTATCCAAGATTGGTTGAACATAAAGATAGATCCTTAGGTTTCTGAAGCTTCGAGGCTTTTAACCAAGTGCTTTTGGCTAAACAAGGATGACACTTAATCAAAAGTTCAGAATCACTCATTGCCAGAATGCTTAAAGCTAAATATTATGCTAGAAAAAAATTCACTGACTCAGACAGGGGATATAATCCTAGTTATACATGGagaagcatatgggaaacaaagtaGGTGCTAGAGCTGGGTGGATTGTAAAAAATTAGCTCAGGAAGGAATACAAAGATTTGGAGAGATCCGTGACTTCCTGACCAAAATGGGTTCAAAGTGTGGAGCACAAGAACAGACTTTGATAAGGAAACCACAGTGGATAGCCTAATTGATTAAGAATATAGAACATGGAACCAGGAGATAATCAAAtacttttctaccttttgaaGCCGAGAAAATTCTAGAGCCACCTTTAGATATTTATACACATGAAGATAGCTACTATTGGAAGTACACTAAAAAAGGAGATTATGAGGTAAAGAGAGCTTACCACCTCATCAGAAGTCATAACCAGACTGCAGTTCACACCAGCACCCCAATCCAAGTAGAgcaaaaattctgaaaaaaattttggaagaTGAGAATTTCCTTGAGAGTCCAAAAATTCATCTGGAGACAGATAAACCAGTCAATACCTACAAAGCCAAATTTACAAAAGAGAGGCGTGAGAGGAACTGCAGTGTGCCCTATGTGCTGGAAAAAGGAAGAGGCATATTCTCACTTATTCAGGGACTGCAATTGGACGAGGCATTTCTggtttattttttcatttatgcTCAGAACGGAAACAACGACCAACATCTCCAACATCTCCCTGCAACAATGGATTcaatcaatgctcaatcatttcgGGAATGAATGGGGTGAGCTCTTCCTTTGCTGTCTTCACGCAATTTGGCTCAGTAGGAACAAATTAATCTTTAATCAGGAACACTCTCCACCAGAGGCTCTACTGGAGAAAGTTCACCAAGCCTTCACGGAAGCAACCAAGCCCGACTTGCATGTCCCCTTGCCGCGAAGAACACCTCCAAGAAGCCAAAGTGCGAGTGAATGGAGGGCTCTAGAGCAAGGAAGATACAAAGTTAATGTAGATGCTGCCATCATTAATGAAAAGAGAGGAACAGCTAGTGTTGTAATTAGGGACTGGGAAGGGGTAGTTGTGCTTATTGCCACGTTGGAAGTTGCTACATCATTTTCAGTTAAAAAGGCAGAAGCATGGGCTATCTTTATGGGCTTGAGTTTGGTAGCACAAGGGTGTTTTTTGGAGATAGAAGTGAAATTGAATAATATTGAAGTAATACAAGTTTTGAAGCTACACAAATCTTTACAGGTCCTTCGGCACTATCATAGCAAACTGTAAAATCTTTTTgaatagttttagattttataattttacacatgTGAAAAGAAATGAAAATTCAGTAGCACACGCATTTACTAATTTAGCTCTTACTAagccaatttttttttgttgcccACGGTATTTTCCAACACGACTGGTCAATGACTAATTCATCGCGGAtcggagctccatttaagggtctgccacTGGCCAATGGTTACTGCATGCACAAAGCAAGATTCGAACCCCCaacacttacttaagcggacgaATGAGCTGACCTCTCGACCAATCCAAGTTAGTTTACTAAGCCAAATTTATTATGGCTAGAagaaactcctataattatttgTAACTTGGTCCACGTTAATATTATGGCCTCCCTTCTTAATATAAATCTttccttcaaaaaaaaaaaagataatactaAAACACACATAAGAAATTTCACTCACTAGCTACTTGCGTTGTGAGATTATCAAGCTTTTACTTTATCCTTTGGAAAATTAATCACGTCATGTGTAGGTGGGTGATCTGATAGATATGAGCTAGAAAGCACTTAGTGGTGGATTTTGGTTAGGTAAAAACTGTAGGTAGTGTGCATATGCGTGAAGTGAGAATTTTGAATCTAAGCATGAGAATCGACAAGGTTATTAAGATGAAGCGAACCAGATTAGATTATATTCTCTTCAAAAGAACAAAAGACACACAATCACATGCACATGCTAAACCAACCACACAGACACACCATCTTTTGTCTTCTCTACTACACTTTCATTTGACTTTCTCTTATTATCCCAACCCGTTGACTGTACCCTCAAGCCTTCTTCTATCCATGCACATATATATCTTATATCCGTATTTTGTACTATTATTATCATATGAATTAACGATATAAACATAATAATGTAAAatgatcttatttaatttaatatttataattttatatatataatatttataattatatatttattatttttaatattatttaactattttaatagtatctaaaaatataaaatgaaataactttaaattaaataaatttgagttgtgaatttttattatcttttaaatatttttttttatgatatatccTCCTTAGTAATCTTCAATTCATCGTTCATGggaatttaattaattagttgggCTTACTCCATTATTCAGTAGTACGTAACCCATTATTTCACTAGAGTCATGGTCACGGCTAGGCTTAATGGCTTACATTGTTGTTACAATCGTACGGCACCACATGCATTGAATACCAAGGAAGTTTGATTTAGTTTCAACTTCAATAATAGCTGGCCACTAATTAATTAAAGTGAGATCCATGTGCAAATGGGATAAGAAAAAACAAATGGATTCACACATATGGTTCGTTTGTGGTGTTCATCAGCGTGTAGGGAACCCCTCGTTCCCTCCATTTCCCACCTCAACGTGCCCATGTACTCTTTTATCATTTCATCAATTATGGGAATCAATTTCGGGTTTCGTTACTTCCAATGATAGAATCAATCAAATTTTATTGCTAAACTACTTGCTATAAAGATACAACAACGATTAACCATATGTATGTTATGCCTTTATCCTTTGTCTATTATCTATCTGTTTTATTTAGATTTTGCTcgaaattttaatttatgtaagaaataagaaaagaaaattgtagtaaataaagaattaaaacTACAAAACTTGTATTTATGAACAAGTTGTAATTGAAGGAAAATTATTCCCGTCAAAACTGCTATAAGGATTATTACCAAGATTAGATTGTTGGAATCAATGAGACGGATAGAGGTTTCTCTTCTCAAACTGCAAGGCAAGGGGCGCCACTCCATCACCTCACCGCACCACGTACAACTCCACAGGTATTacatttaaaaattctaatagtATATAAAAATTATCAACGCGTATAACGAGCTTGGATTTTTTATTAGGAGACATAGATATTATACAATACTTAGCTTATATTTATATCTGCATATTAAATACTAGTAAACTACtaaataatttattcttattaaaaatatatttaaataatctcATAATATTATTACATATTAAATATTAGTACTCAAAAATTAATATACATCTTTGACAAAAAACAATATTTAAAGATATAAACAACAAATAAGcttttgaataatttaaaaacataacaaaagttaattaaaaaagttatattttttataagtgaaaaaaaacttttatatttaattcaaatttttgtgCGACATTTTAATCACTATTTGAAAAGTgtacagaaaaaaataaaataaaataaaataaaatttaatttctaatccttttcatttttcaaaagaaaattggTTGTTgacaataaaagaaattaaaagaaaatcacttggcttaaaattaaaaaattttaacgatgaaaatatcttatttttttaataacattaaaaaaattatatcaaaatttaatttttaacattttattagaatatttattaatatctaattttttgtattttttaaaattttcagagatttatttataatttataacgtttaaaattatttttataagtaatataaatttttgaatatcATTTTCCtagttcacttttatttttatttgtataaatgTGGTGAATCAAGCACCTTGGATGATGAGTCgaaaattgatattaaaaaacaattttatctcttttttttatatttattaaaattaattgcaTTAAGATAAGATATTGCCCGCATTATACATACATGTTATGGATGAAATCTCAATCACATTAAATTGATCTTAGAATAATGCTAGTCGAAATAAAATCCGCAACATACAATGTGTTAAcggttatatttaattaaaaaaacttagTCAAAAAtggttagaatttgttttattgaatatttattaattattattaaaattaataaatattaaataaaataaatttaaactattttttatttttttaatattatcgataatataaataaaaaatactagattttattaacaaaattatttgtTCAATTAGTATTCCTGTAAATTAAATTTCCTCGGCCTGTTcttaaaatcttaaagaaatctCGATCGGTGATTAAAATATCTCAATGATATCATTGAATAATCAAATGCATCTCTTGCTGCTCTGAACAGAAATTCATAGAATCCGTGTCAGGTTTACATTCATGAAGCATAAGCATATATATAATGTGTGATCATGATTATATTCCACATGAATTGTGATTATCGAACCTATATTAGTCGGTTAATGTATGTATATATGGCATGTGCCTAACGCCGCTTGCTGCTGCTAGCTTCCCCCACTATACTTATCATCtatcaataattaaataataatgcaCAATAATGAGTCAATGAACAACGAATCAACATGATTATTAAGCACAAAAACATGAAACTCAAAGGAGAAACAGACACCATCTCCTTTATCTAGTTTCATAGTTGCTTCCTGGGCTGACTATATTACACGCATATATGCACAAATTCAATTTTTATGCCACGAAATCATATAACTTAATAATTGAACTGAAGAAAACAAGAGTAGAATAATCCACCTACAGCTACTACTACCCCATTTGCAAAGAGGCACCATTATTTAGAGCTCATCTATCACACACTTTTTTTTGTTAGTGCACTGTGCACGTATAGTGTTCCATTTGGTATAATTACCAAAACCCCCTTTTGTTCATAGTCGAGTCACGTGGACTCCGACCTCCGCTACCAACCAACTCACTTTCTTCCACAACATCAAAAGATCCTTTTGTGAAAGAGTCATGTTCTTAAGCAtgttttttagtgtatttttaacTTTTAGGAACTTGTGAAATTGAGACGGAAAAACAGGTGTACCGAAAGGCCAAAAGTTCCGAGTTAGATGTAGAGATGACACCCCAACCTAATAAACAAGATGGAAATGCAGCCTAACTTAActggcaagaaaaaaaaaaagaaaaaaaggaacaaAACTACAAAAGTTACATTATTAATTAGATGCATATTAACACTATTGCCCTATGCTATTTGGTGTAGccaaaacaagaaacaaaattaataatgatGGTGACAACGATGATAACAGCAGTGGTCTATTTGTAATGGCCCAGAATGACAAAGCAACGAGCCTTTTCTTTCGGTGGTCCTTATTATGTTGTTACTATTAGTaatttatctatttaatttattacctTTGTGAATTAATCTTCATAAGTGTTGTCTATATCTTCGTTTCCCTCTCCATCGCTCACTGCTTATCCTTGGatgatttcatgtcggatctggTTTGGTTGTATGAACAAATTTGTGGTGGCGATAATGATATCATTCATATCCATACAGAATGTTTGGAAACAGATTTCTACTCAACCAACTGTTAAGGAGACGTTGACTGCTTGATGGTTTCTTCGGTTGAGTAGGAGAACTTGTCAATGCCAAAATAcagttagaaaaaaaaatagagggaACCATAATAATTTGTCGTTGAATTCTTGACTTTGGGAAAAATGAAATACCTTGCATGTATGTATAAAggctaaataaaaatatcttttaaattgaATAGAAGTCATAAGCACgtcttttttaacaaaatatttgatAGTTTTGTTAGATTACATAGAAGATTTTAGCCCCAAAATGCCAATGCTGTAACACCGCCAGTTATAATGCCGTATTTATTAGCGATAATGCTagctaaacaaaattaaaattttttaaacatgtGAGTAATGTGACTTGCCAAACAATAATGGTGAAAAATTAAAGCAACCATGTGGATATTACTTAGGCTATTAAAAACGTTATTCTATCTAAGCTGTTTACGAAGAATATGGATGGTTGTCTTTATTTAcaatttagagagagagagagagagagagagagagagagagagagagagagagagagagagagagagagagagagagagagagagagagagagagagagagagatttcagGGACAAGATTA
This window contains:
- the LOC140180167 gene encoding uncharacterized protein → MKKAYSKWNVELTKSKAARVKQFALDELQGTYIEQYRRLDDYCHELLRSNPGSTVKLQVERPPEFASERPKSGVDLRPKFQRLYVCLDACKKSFMVCRPIICLDGCFIKTPYGGQVLTAIGWDPNDQILPIAYAVVEAETKNTWTWFLTNLCDDFGSDKLRRCTFMSDQQKGLVPTFDELIPGVDHRFCVRHLYSNFRKRFPGLQLKLMMWNAAKATYLQEWERNMAKIQKVDNGAYNHLMEIPTKYWCRHKFGTWSKCDTLVNNMCEVFNSVIVDAREKPIVSMLEDIRVYIIRRWANNRDRIVEYQREVLPRIRTKVEKQADASGKWVSTYAGRDKYEVTSIHGGKEKFVVDLKNHECSCRKFQLSGIPCAHAMTCIRKMCFNVDNFVANCYKKETYSNCYQHVVYPVNGPNLWVKTQFDDVLPPVYRKPIGRPKLKRNKATDENSSREGVSRDGGHNKRTCPKKRKVAATSLANKVAGSTRRASRVISSTISSTVSSTISSQASRQSQAAAKKTNTSRPKRKSSSNDISSQQSQAMSKKAKMTPSNNNSGQQLKDAAKDNNLRVLPTPSKHVNISQLKFMARTPPKAWKKM